A window from bacterium encodes these proteins:
- a CDS encoding IreB family regulatory phosphoprotein, whose product MGEREKTGVFQVGARQLRDVGEALRYVYGALAERGYNPVDQIVGFLVSGDPTYITSHKDARTVIRQIDRDRLLEELVRCYVRTTFGGTADQR is encoded by the coding sequence ATGGGGGAGCGTGAGAAGACGGGGGTGTTCCAAGTCGGGGCGCGCCAACTCCGGGACGTGGGGGAGGCGCTCCGGTACGTGTATGGGGCGTTGGCCGAACGTGGGTATAATCCAGTCGACCAGATCGTGGGCTTCCTGGTTTCGGGGGATCCGACCTACATCACCAGCCACAAGGACGCCCGAACGGTGATCCGCCAGATCGACCGCGACCGGCTGCTCGAGGAACTCGTCCGCTGCTACGTCCGCACAACCTTTGGGGGGACCGCCGATCAGCGCTAA
- the ubiE gene encoding bifunctional demethylmenaquinone methyltransferase/2-methoxy-6-polyprenyl-1,4-benzoquinol methylase UbiE gives MGRGQASEAEKARYVRRMFGAIAPRYDLLNTLLSGGLHRRWKRFAAAQAHVPQGGRALDVCCGTGDLALLLAGRAGPRGNVVGVDIAEEMLRVARRKAHTAGLAGRVRFALGDAEALGLPDGAFDAATVAFGVRNTIHPQAALLEIRRVLRPGGRLVVLEFSRPYNAAWGWLYSWYSFTLVPRVGRLVSRHADAYLYLPTSIRAWPDQEGFAAMMIGAGFGEVRYHSLLGGVAAVHVGVRPAALR, from the coding sequence GTGGGGCGCGGCCAGGCCTCGGAGGCGGAGAAGGCCCGATACGTCCGCCGGATGTTCGGGGCGATCGCCCCACGCTACGACCTCCTCAACACCCTGCTCAGTGGGGGCCTCCATCGGCGGTGGAAGCGGTTCGCGGCGGCCCAGGCTCATGTGCCTCAGGGCGGCCGGGCCCTCGACGTCTGCTGCGGGACCGGGGATCTCGCCCTCCTCCTGGCCGGGCGTGCCGGCCCCCGCGGGAACGTGGTGGGGGTGGATATCGCTGAAGAGATGCTCCGGGTGGCCCGTCGGAAGGCGCACACGGCGGGGCTGGCCGGACGGGTGCGGTTCGCCTTGGGGGATGCCGAGGCGCTGGGGTTGCCCGATGGGGCGTTCGACGCAGCCACCGTCGCGTTCGGGGTGCGGAACACCATCCATCCGCAGGCCGCCCTCCTGGAGATCCGGCGGGTCCTGCGCCCCGGGGGGAGGCTGGTGGTGCTGGAGTTCAGCCGGCCGTACAACGCGGCCTGGGGATGGTTGTACAGCTGGTACTCCTTTACCCTGGTGCCCCGGGTCGGCCGGCTGGTGTCCCGCCACGCTGATGCCTATCTCTACCTGCCGACGTCGATTCGGGCGTGGCCCGACCAGGAGGGGTTCGCCGCGATGATGATCGGGGCGGGGTTCGGAGAGGTGCGGTATCACAGCCTGCTCGGGGGCGTCGCGGCGGTGCACGTGGGCGTCCGGCCTGCCGCCCTCCGCTAG
- the murA gene encoding UDP-N-acetylglucosamine 1-carboxyvinyltransferase: MEKLLIAGGARLSGRLRVAGAKNSSLAIIAAAALAPDRSTLENVPRCQDVLTFLEILRSIGVTAEFTGPGRLELDARTITDHVAPYELCRQMRASIYIAGTLLGRLGRAEVPLPGGCVIGSRPVDFHIRGFETLGAQVVTQHGFLKAHAARLSAATFYVPRSSMGTTINLMLAASRIAGATILQNAAREPEIVDTAVLLSLMGAHVRGAGTSTITIEGSRDLKGATYTIIPDRIEAGTYLIAAAATHGDVLIEDMISEHITALLTKLSEAGATVAADPTGIRVQADTDLRPIDVDTAPYPGFATDLHPQLAAMLAVATGRSAIRETIFESRFGYADELRRMGADIRVEGDTATITGVPHLSGAPLQAMDIRAGAALVIAGLEARGETQITNLENIDRGYEGLEQKLRTLGANVQRVPA; the protein is encoded by the coding sequence ATGGAGAAGCTCCTCATTGCCGGAGGCGCGCGCCTCTCGGGCCGCCTTCGGGTCGCCGGAGCGAAGAACAGCTCCCTCGCCATCATCGCCGCCGCCGCCCTTGCCCCCGACCGATCCACGCTGGAGAACGTGCCCCGCTGCCAGGACGTCCTGACCTTTCTGGAGATCCTGCGCTCGATCGGGGTGACCGCCGAGTTTACGGGGCCCGGCCGTCTGGAGCTTGATGCCCGCACGATCACCGACCACGTGGCGCCGTATGAGCTCTGCCGCCAGATGCGGGCTTCCATTTACATCGCCGGCACGCTGCTCGGACGTCTCGGCCGTGCGGAGGTGCCTCTGCCGGGAGGGTGCGTCATCGGCAGCCGGCCGGTGGATTTCCACATTCGCGGCTTCGAGACGCTGGGCGCACAGGTGGTCACCCAGCACGGCTTCCTCAAAGCCCATGCCGCCCGGCTCAGCGCCGCGACGTTCTACGTCCCGAGGAGCAGCATGGGCACGACCATCAACCTCATGCTCGCCGCCTCCCGCATCGCGGGCGCGACGATCCTCCAGAATGCCGCGCGGGAGCCGGAGATCGTCGACACCGCGGTGCTGCTGTCGTTGATGGGCGCCCACGTGCGGGGCGCGGGGACCAGCACCATTACGATCGAGGGATCCCGGGATCTGAAGGGGGCGACCTACACCATCATCCCCGACCGGATCGAGGCGGGTACCTACTTGATCGCCGCCGCTGCCACGCACGGCGACGTGCTAATCGAGGACATGATCAGCGAGCACATCACGGCCCTGCTCACGAAGCTGAGCGAGGCCGGCGCAACCGTGGCCGCCGACCCGACGGGCATCCGGGTTCAGGCGGATACCGACCTGCGGCCGATCGATGTCGACACGGCGCCGTATCCGGGGTTCGCGACCGACCTGCACCCCCAGCTCGCGGCGATGCTGGCTGTCGCGACCGGGCGGAGCGCGATCCGGGAGACCATTTTCGAGAGCCGGTTCGGGTACGCGGATGAACTGCGCCGGATGGGCGCCGACATCCGGGTGGAAGGGGACACCGCGACGATCACCGGCGTCCCGCACCTCTCGGGGGCCCCGCTCCAGGCCATGGACATCCGCGCCGGAGCGGCGCTGGTGATCGCGGGGCTCGAAGCCCGGGGGGAGACCCAGATCACCAACCTCGAGAATATCGACCGCGGGTACGAGGGGCTCGAGCAGAAACTCCGCACGCTCGGCGCGAACGTCCAGCGCGTCCCGGCCTGA